Proteins co-encoded in one Hyla sarda isolate aHylSar1 chromosome 4, aHylSar1.hap1, whole genome shotgun sequence genomic window:
- the CD9 gene encoding CD9 antigen, protein MPVKGGTKCIKYLLFAFNFIFWLAGTAVLAIGLWLRFDSQTKTMFEADSNASSFYTGVYILIGAGALMMLVGFLGCCGAIQESECMLGLFFAFLLVIFAIEIAAGIWGFANKDKVVEELQQFYTETYSKYLNTNEAALKETLKSIHYALDCCGLVGSVESVLIDTCSKTGLETFTVNGCPSQIAEIFNKKFHIIGAVGIGIAVIMIFGMVFSMILCCAIRNNREMV, encoded by the exons ATGCCCGTCAAAGGAGGAACCAAGTGCATTAAATACCTGCTCTTCGCCTTTAACTTCATCTTCTGG CTGGCAGGAACAGCCGTGCTGGCAATAGGACTATGGCTGCGGTTCGATAGCCAGACGAAGACCATGTTTGAGGCAGATTCCAACGCCAGTTCCTTTTATACCG GAGTCTACATCTTGATCGGCGCCGGAGCCCTTATGATGTTGGTTGGTTTTCTCGGATGCTGTGGTGCAATTCAGGAGTcagagtgcatgctgggactg TTCTTTGCTTTCCTTCTGGTCATTTTTGCCATTGAAATTGCTGCAGGAATCTGGGGTTTCGCCAATAAggataag GTGGTTGAGGAACTACAACAATTTTATACAGAAACCTATTCTAAATACTTGAACACCAATGAAGCTGCCCTGAAAGAGACCCTGAAGTCAATTCATTACGCT TTGGACTGTTGCGGTTTAGTGGGCTCTGTGGAAAGTGTGCTGATTGATACTTGCTCCAAGACTGGGTTGGAAACATTTACTGTCAAT GGTTGTCCATCTCAAATTGCAGAAATTTTCAATAAGAAGTTTCACATCATTGGAGCAGTTGGGATTGGAATTGCTGTGATCATG attttcgGAATGGTCTTCAGCATGATACTTTGCTGCGCCATCCGAAACAACAGAGAGATGGTATAA